From Streptomyces fungicidicus, one genomic window encodes:
- a CDS encoding SpoIIE family protein phosphatase: MERGTERDAPPDRRAGDGAAAGPGGRIPLAVVVVDRDGLVSHWSTGARRLFSVTKEDALGRPAVDLLPVGGALPEDEEDSPYGEYAAHDGLGPGLGASLGGGLSYPAAGRARLAAAGDGRVDVLWWAYPLVGPGRERLLVLAADADGPHTAGAGTSARVAPGFALHTDFPGAEDLARRLPEILPSMSVGDSARIVGQILELGYPILEFSQNDRVPVTPDWGVPRRAGRRERRERAARALAAGEPVPEDLRDESEDLEYAAVRERLEFLNEVSGRIGTSLDLARTIVEVSKAVVPRFTDVAGTYLREQVVAGEGFDEGVPDTTTMWHRVALEHTDEPGRWDDVVPVGEAMPFPAHTPFFQCMTTGEPVLVPRISEEAGHAIASQFDKRDIRPLITGRSMLVVPLKARHVVLGFMILLRHPERQVFNDMDRVTGAELAARAGLVLDNARMYTHQENVAETLQDSMLPRIPPRMAGCDIATRYLPGTLLGRVGGDWFDAVKLPGARTAFVVGDVMGHGLNSAAMMGQLRTAVRTMAALDLPPAQLLRNLDDLAQRLGDTYLATCLYAVFDPIAGELHLANAGHIPPVLVRAEDGRSELLDLPTGAPVGVGGVPFEAVRVPVRPGDRLVMCTDGLVEVRGEDIGAGLAALCESAAHPAASMDDACDTIIRALAATFPEAGPGGRKDDVALLMARLGGIAPDDVAEWRIAPGPSEVGRARAVVREQLHDWGLPKLADGAELMVSELVTNAVRHAHARPVALRLVRGDTLLCEVEDDDHELPTLIDARPTDESGRGLRVVSTLARQWGANRTAAGKSVWFELTLPRRR, translated from the coding sequence ATGGAACGTGGCACCGAGCGGGATGCACCTCCGGATCGCCGCGCGGGGGACGGCGCGGCGGCCGGCCCCGGCGGCCGCATCCCGCTGGCCGTCGTCGTGGTCGACCGCGACGGGCTCGTCTCCCACTGGAGCACCGGCGCGCGCCGGCTGTTCTCCGTCACCAAGGAGGACGCGCTCGGCCGCCCGGCGGTCGACCTGCTGCCGGTGGGCGGCGCCCTGCCCGAGGACGAGGAGGACTCCCCGTACGGGGAGTACGCCGCCCACGACGGGCTCGGGCCGGGCCTCGGCGCCTCACTCGGCGGAGGTCTGTCCTACCCGGCGGCCGGCCGGGCCCGTCTGGCCGCGGCCGGGGACGGCCGGGTCGACGTGCTGTGGTGGGCCTATCCGCTGGTGGGCCCGGGACGGGAGCGGCTGCTGGTGCTGGCCGCCGACGCGGACGGCCCGCACACGGCCGGCGCCGGGACCTCCGCCCGCGTCGCGCCCGGCTTCGCGCTGCACACCGACTTCCCCGGCGCCGAGGACCTGGCCCGCCGGCTCCCCGAGATCCTCCCCAGCATGAGCGTCGGCGACAGCGCCCGCATCGTCGGTCAGATACTGGAACTCGGCTATCCGATACTGGAGTTCAGCCAGAACGACCGGGTGCCCGTCACTCCCGACTGGGGCGTGCCGCGGCGCGCCGGGCGGCGCGAGCGCCGGGAGCGGGCCGCGCGGGCCCTGGCGGCCGGCGAACCGGTGCCCGAGGACCTGCGGGACGAGAGCGAGGACCTGGAGTACGCCGCCGTCCGGGAGCGCCTGGAGTTCCTCAACGAGGTCAGCGGCCGGATCGGCACCTCCCTCGACCTGGCCCGCACCATCGTCGAGGTCAGCAAGGCCGTCGTGCCCCGCTTCACCGACGTCGCCGGCACCTATCTGCGCGAACAGGTCGTGGCCGGCGAGGGATTCGACGAGGGCGTGCCGGACACCACCACCATGTGGCACCGGGTCGCCCTGGAGCACACCGACGAACCCGGCCGCTGGGACGACGTGGTGCCGGTCGGCGAGGCCATGCCCTTTCCGGCGCACACCCCGTTCTTCCAGTGCATGACCACCGGCGAACCCGTCCTGGTGCCGCGGATCAGCGAGGAGGCCGGCCACGCCATCGCCTCACAGTTCGACAAGCGCGACATCCGGCCGCTGATCACCGGCCGGTCCATGCTGGTCGTCCCGCTCAAGGCGCGCCACGTCGTCCTCGGCTTCATGATCCTGCTGCGTCATCCGGAGCGGCAGGTCTTCAACGACATGGACCGCGTCACCGGAGCCGAACTCGCCGCCCGCGCGGGCCTCGTGCTCGACAACGCCCGCATGTACACCCACCAGGAGAACGTCGCCGAGACCCTCCAGGACAGCATGCTGCCGCGGATCCCGCCGCGCATGGCGGGCTGCGACATCGCCACCCGCTATCTGCCGGGCACCCTGCTGGGCCGGGTCGGCGGCGACTGGTTCGACGCGGTGAAGCTGCCCGGCGCCCGCACCGCCTTCGTCGTCGGCGACGTCATGGGACACGGCCTCAACTCGGCAGCGATGATGGGCCAGTTGCGCACCGCCGTGCGGACCATGGCCGCGCTGGACCTGCCGCCCGCCCAACTCCTGCGAAACCTAGACGACTTGGCCCAACGGCTCGGCGACACCTATCTCGCGACCTGTCTGTACGCCGTCTTCGACCCCATCGCGGGTGAACTGCACCTCGCCAACGCCGGACACATCCCGCCCGTCCTGGTGCGCGCCGAGGACGGGCGCAGCGAACTGCTCGACCTGCCCACGGGCGCGCCCGTCGGGGTCGGCGGGGTGCCCTTCGAGGCGGTGCGGGTGCCCGTGCGGCCCGGCGACCGGCTGGTGATGTGCACCGACGGGCTGGTCGAGGTGCGCGGCGAGGACATCGGCGCAGGGCTCGCCGCGCTGTGCGAGTCCGCCGCGCACCCGGCCGCGTCCATGGACGACGCCTGCGACACCATCATCCGGGCCCTGGCCGCGACCTTCCCGGAGGCCGGGCCCGGCGGCCGCAAGGACGACGTGGCCCTGCTGATGGCGCGCCTCGGCGGCATCGCGCCCGACGACGTCGCCGAATGGCGGATCGCGCCGGGCCCTTCCGAGGTCGGCCGGGCCCGCGCGGTGGTGCGCGAGCAACTGCACGACTGGGGACTGCCGAAGCTCGCGGACGGCGCCGAGCTGATGGTGAGCGAACTCGTCACCAACGCCGTACGGCACGCGCACGCCCGCCCGGTCGCCCTGCGGCTGGTGCGCGGCGACACACTGCTGTGCGAGGTGGAGGACGACGACCACGAACTGCCGACGCTGATCGACGCGCGGCCGACGGACGAGTCCGGGCGGGGACTGCGCGTGGTCTCCACGCTCGCCCGCCAGTGGGGCGCCAACCGGACGGCGGCCGGCAAGAGCGTGTGGTTCGAACTGACGCTGCCACGCCGCCGCTGA
- a CDS encoding MFS transporter encodes MGGITLTQDEPVTAPPAGGPPPPEPVVEQGLDPRRVRLVFLALMLALLLAALEQMIVATALPKIVGELHGLDKMSWAITAYLLTATVGLPVYGKLGDLLGRKGVFQFAILVFVVGSALAGRASTMDQLIAFRAVQGVGAGGLMIGVQAIMADIVPARQRGRFMGLIGAAFGLASVAGPLLGGYFTDHLSWRWCFYVNVPFGIVTMAVVALVLKLPKPAARPRFDVLGTLLLAAASTCLVLLTSWGGTEYAWDSEVVLGLGAGAAAAAVLFLVVERFAAEPLIPLRLFRDSVFNVTGLVGLVTGVALFGAASYLPTYLQMVDGASATESGLLMLPMMGGIVVASIVSGQLISRTGRYRRHPLVGTALSVAGMWLLSRLETGTPRLHYSIWMAVLGTGIGMVMPVLILAVQNSVRPADLGTATSANNYFRQIGGSVGAAVFGTLFAGRLTDALEERLPAHAGAVPEAESITPELVHALPPELRDAYVQAYADAMPRVFLYLVPVLVLGLLIAFFLKEKPLVSHHAPTAEPAQETPHFTAQVPQSRAPHTGGIPVCGTVQHPDGTAVPRAALTLIDVSGQQTGRGASGPDGRYALATPGPGSYVLIAAAGGHQPQAVSVTVGERPVELDVVLGGAGRLAGSVVTADGTPVRDAAVTLTNVHGEVVASTRSGREGGYVISELVAGEYTLAASAPAFRPAALPVTVQAARETRQDVELAGGAVLRGTVRAGGGRPVEEARVTLLDAAGNVVDTLTTGPDGTFRFVDLSSGEYTVIAAGYPPVATVLQVAGGGRTERDLQLGHED; translated from the coding sequence ATGGGCGGGATCACTCTGACGCAGGACGAGCCGGTCACGGCACCGCCGGCCGGGGGCCCGCCGCCCCCGGAACCGGTCGTGGAGCAGGGCCTGGACCCGCGCCGGGTCCGGCTCGTCTTCCTCGCGCTGATGCTGGCGCTGCTGCTCGCCGCCCTGGAGCAGATGATCGTCGCCACCGCGCTCCCGAAGATCGTCGGCGAGCTGCACGGACTGGACAAGATGTCCTGGGCGATCACCGCCTACCTGCTCACCGCCACCGTCGGACTGCCGGTCTACGGCAAGCTCGGCGACCTGCTCGGCCGCAAGGGCGTCTTCCAGTTCGCGATCCTGGTCTTCGTCGTCGGCTCCGCGCTGGCGGGCCGGGCCTCGACCATGGACCAGCTGATCGCCTTCCGCGCGGTGCAGGGCGTCGGCGCGGGCGGACTGATGATCGGCGTCCAGGCGATCATGGCGGACATCGTGCCCGCGCGGCAGCGCGGCCGCTTCATGGGACTCATCGGCGCCGCCTTCGGCCTCGCCTCCGTCGCCGGACCGCTGCTCGGCGGCTACTTCACCGACCATCTCTCCTGGCGCTGGTGCTTCTACGTCAACGTCCCCTTCGGCATCGTCACGATGGCCGTCGTCGCCCTGGTCCTGAAGCTGCCCAAGCCGGCCGCCCGGCCCCGCTTCGACGTCCTCGGCACCCTGCTGCTGGCCGCCGCGTCCACCTGCCTGGTGCTGCTGACCAGCTGGGGCGGCACCGAGTACGCCTGGGACTCCGAAGTGGTGCTCGGACTCGGCGCGGGCGCCGCCGCGGCCGCCGTCCTCTTCCTCGTCGTCGAGCGCTTCGCCGCCGAACCCCTCATCCCGCTGCGGCTGTTCCGGGACTCCGTCTTCAACGTCACCGGACTTGTCGGCCTGGTGACCGGCGTCGCCCTGTTCGGCGCCGCCAGCTATCTGCCGACCTATCTGCAGATGGTCGACGGGGCCTCCGCCACCGAGTCCGGACTGCTGATGCTGCCCATGATGGGCGGCATCGTCGTCGCCTCGATCGTCTCCGGGCAGCTCATCAGCCGCACCGGCCGCTACCGGCGCCACCCCCTCGTCGGCACCGCGCTGTCCGTCGCCGGCATGTGGCTGCTGTCCCGGCTGGAGACCGGCACGCCCCGGCTGCACTACAGCATCTGGATGGCCGTCCTCGGCACCGGCATCGGCATGGTGATGCCGGTGCTGATCCTCGCCGTGCAGAACTCCGTGCGCCCCGCCGACCTCGGCACCGCCACCAGCGCCAACAACTACTTCCGGCAGATCGGCGGCAGCGTCGGCGCCGCCGTCTTCGGCACCCTCTTCGCCGGGCGGCTCACCGACGCGCTCGAGGAACGCCTCCCCGCGCACGCGGGGGCCGTGCCAGAGGCCGAGTCGATCACCCCCGAGCTGGTGCACGCGCTGCCGCCCGAGCTGCGCGACGCCTACGTCCAGGCCTACGCCGACGCCATGCCGCGCGTCTTCCTCTACCTCGTGCCGGTGCTCGTCCTCGGCCTGCTCATCGCCTTCTTCCTCAAGGAGAAACCACTGGTGTCCCACCACGCCCCCACCGCCGAACCGGCCCAGGAAACACCGCACTTCACGGCACAGGTGCCGCAGTCCCGTGCGCCGCACACCGGCGGCATCCCCGTCTGCGGGACCGTGCAGCACCCCGACGGCACCGCCGTGCCGCGCGCGGCGCTCACCCTCATCGACGTCTCCGGACAGCAGACCGGACGGGGCGCCAGCGGCCCGGACGGGCGGTACGCGCTGGCCACGCCCGGCCCGGGATCGTACGTCCTGATCGCCGCCGCGGGCGGTCACCAGCCGCAGGCGGTCTCGGTCACCGTCGGCGAGCGGCCCGTCGAACTCGACGTCGTCCTCGGCGGCGCGGGCCGCCTGGCCGGCAGCGTCGTCACCGCCGACGGCACCCCGGTGCGGGACGCCGCCGTCACCCTCACCAACGTCCACGGGGAGGTCGTCGCGAGCACCCGCAGCGGCCGGGAGGGCGGCTATGTCATCAGCGAGCTGGTGGCCGGTGAGTACACCCTCGCCGCGAGCGCCCCCGCCTTCCGCCCGGCGGCCCTCCCCGTCACCGTCCAGGCCGCCCGCGAGACCCGCCAGGACGTCGAGCTGGCCGGCGGCGCCGTACTGCGCGGCACCGTGCGGGCGGGCGGCGGGCGGCCGGTCGAGGAGGCGCGGGTGACCCTGCTGGACGCCGCGGGCAACGTCGTCGACACCCTCACCACCGGACCCGACGGCACCTTCCGGTTCGTCGACCTGTCCTCCGGCGAGTACACCGTCATCGCCGCCGGCTATCCGCCGGTCGCGACGGTGCTCCAGGTGGCCGGCGGAGGCCGCACGGAACGCGACCTCCAGCTGGGGCACGAGGACTGA
- a CDS encoding SRPBCC family protein — protein MAQVEATTERIVAADAETVFDALADYSGTRQKVLPEQYSEYEVREGGDGEGTLVHWKLQATSKRVRDCLLEVTEPTDGELVEKDRNSSMVTTWRVTPAGEGRSRVVVTTVWNGAGGIGGFFEKTFAPKGLARIYDALLVRLAAEVEK, from the coding sequence ATGGCGCAGGTCGAGGCCACTACGGAGCGGATCGTCGCGGCGGACGCGGAGACGGTGTTCGACGCCCTCGCCGACTACAGCGGCACCCGTCAGAAGGTGCTGCCCGAGCAGTACAGCGAGTACGAGGTGCGCGAGGGCGGCGACGGCGAGGGCACCCTCGTGCACTGGAAGCTCCAGGCCACCAGCAAGCGGGTCCGCGACTGCCTGCTCGAGGTCACCGAGCCGACCGACGGCGAGCTGGTCGAGAAGGACCGCAACTCCTCCATGGTCACCACCTGGCGGGTCACCCCGGCCGGCGAGGGCCGCTCCCGGGTCGTCGTGACCACCGTCTGGAACGGCGCCGGCGGCATCGGCGGCTTCTTCGAGAAGACCTTCGCCCCCAAGGGCCTCGCCCGCATCTACGACGCGCTGCTGGTCCGGCTCGCCGCGGAGGTCGAGAAGTAA
- a CDS encoding Rv2578c family radical SAM protein: protein MRWENLSPDSEHSRADAALFGAEAVTTRTFDTPEFRGITFHEIRARSIVNRVPGASRMPFEWTVNPYRGCSHACVYCFARKTHGYLDLDTGLGFDSQIVVKTNAPELLRHRLASRSWRGEHIAMGTNVDCYQRAEGRYRLMPGILAALRDHANPFSILTKGTLILRDLPLLRQATEVTDVGVSVSVGFTDEELWRTVEPGTPAPERRLEVVRTFAGHGIGCGVLMAPVIPFLSDRPEQLRAAVRAIAASGATSVTPLVLHLRPGAREWFMSWLARHHPHLVDRYLRLYADGAYAPKWYQRRVTRQVHELAREYGIGPAGPGMPRRIRAAEPAEPVGSSPAEPAEPTQLTLL from the coding sequence ATGCGCTGGGAGAACCTCTCACCGGACTCCGAACACAGCCGGGCCGACGCCGCGCTGTTCGGCGCGGAGGCGGTCACCACCCGTACCTTCGACACGCCGGAGTTCCGCGGCATCACCTTCCACGAGATCCGGGCCCGCTCGATCGTCAACCGGGTGCCCGGGGCCTCCCGCATGCCGTTCGAGTGGACGGTGAACCCGTACCGGGGCTGCTCGCACGCGTGCGTGTACTGCTTCGCCCGCAAGACCCACGGCTATCTGGACCTCGACACCGGGCTCGGCTTCGACAGCCAGATCGTGGTCAAGACGAACGCGCCCGAGCTGCTGCGCCACCGGCTGGCCTCTCGGAGCTGGCGGGGCGAGCACATAGCGATGGGCACCAACGTCGACTGCTACCAGCGCGCGGAGGGCCGCTACCGGCTGATGCCGGGCATCCTGGCCGCGCTGCGCGACCACGCCAACCCGTTCTCGATCCTCACCAAGGGCACGCTGATCCTGCGGGACCTCCCGCTGCTGAGGCAGGCCACCGAGGTGACCGACGTGGGCGTCTCCGTCTCGGTGGGCTTCACCGACGAGGAACTCTGGCGGACGGTGGAGCCGGGCACCCCGGCCCCGGAGCGGCGGCTCGAGGTGGTGCGGACGTTCGCCGGGCACGGCATCGGCTGCGGGGTGCTGATGGCGCCGGTGATCCCCTTCCTGAGCGACCGGCCGGAGCAACTGCGGGCGGCGGTGCGGGCCATCGCGGCCTCGGGCGCCACCTCCGTCACACCCCTGGTGCTGCATCTGCGGCCCGGTGCGCGCGAGTGGTTCATGTCCTGGCTCGCGCGGCACCACCCGCACCTGGTCGACCGTTATCTGCGCCTCTACGCGGACGGCGCCTACGCCCCGAAGTGGTACCAGCGCCGGGTCACCCGGCAGGTGCACGAACTGGCGCGGGAGTACGGCATCGGCCCGGCCGGCCCCGGGATGCCCCGGCGGATCCGCGCCGCGGAGCCCGCCGAACCCGTCGGGAGCTCACCTGCCGAGCCGGCCGAGCCGACCCAACTGACGCTTCTGTAG
- a CDS encoding M55 family metallopeptidase encodes MKILISADMEGATGVTWPADVLPGHPQWERCRSMFTSDVNAAVQGFFDGGADEVLINEAHWTMRNLLLERLDERAEMLTGRHKALSMVEGVQHGDVDGIAFIGYHAGAGMEGVLAHTFLANSITGVWVDDVRASEGLLNAHVVAEYGVPVVLVTGDDVACEDALGYAPEALKVAVKDHVSRYAAVCRTPARTAADIRAAAKQAAALAVRREPVDAGPFTVAVEFDAEHLAMAATVVPGVARTGERRIAYTSATMYEGIRTFKAVTTIASNAVEEQYG; translated from the coding sequence ATGAAGATCCTCATCAGCGCCGACATGGAGGGCGCAACCGGTGTCACCTGGCCGGCCGACGTGCTGCCGGGCCATCCCCAGTGGGAGCGGTGCCGGTCCATGTTCACCTCGGACGTCAACGCCGCCGTCCAGGGCTTCTTCGACGGCGGTGCCGACGAGGTGCTGATCAACGAGGCCCACTGGACGATGCGCAACCTGCTGCTGGAGCGGCTGGACGAGCGGGCCGAGATGCTCACCGGCCGGCACAAGGCCCTGTCCATGGTCGAGGGCGTGCAGCACGGCGACGTCGACGGCATCGCCTTCATCGGTTACCACGCCGGCGCCGGCATGGAGGGCGTCCTCGCGCACACCTTCCTCGCCAACTCCATCACCGGGGTGTGGGTCGACGACGTACGGGCCAGCGAGGGCCTGCTGAACGCCCACGTGGTCGCCGAGTACGGGGTCCCGGTGGTCCTGGTCACCGGTGACGACGTGGCCTGCGAGGACGCGCTCGGTTACGCGCCCGAGGCGCTGAAGGTCGCCGTCAAGGACCATGTGTCCCGGTATGCGGCGGTGTGCCGCACGCCGGCCCGGACCGCGGCCGACATCCGCGCGGCGGCCAAGCAGGCGGCCGCGCTGGCGGTGCGCCGGGAGCCGGTGGACGCCGGGCCGTTCACCGTCGCGGTGGAGTTCGACGCCGAGCACCTGGCGATGGCCGCCACCGTCGTGCCGGGCGTGGCACGGACCGGCGAGCGGAGGATCGCGTACACCAGCGCGACCATGTACGAGGGAATCCGCACCTTCAAGGCGGTCACCACGATCGCCTCGAACGCGGTGGAGGAGCAGTATGGCTGA
- a CDS encoding M20/M25/M40 family metallo-hydrolase encodes MADERALDEVVTFTSDLIRFDTTNRGGGDCQERPAAEYAAARLAEAGLEPVLLERTPGRTNVVARLEGTDPSADALLVHGHLDVVPAEAADWSVHPFSGEVRDGVVWGRGAVDMKNMDAMILAVVRAWAREGVRPRRDVVIAFTADEEASAEDGSGFLADRHADLFEGCTEGISESGAFTFHDGSGRQIYPIAAGERGTAWLKLTARGRAGHGSKVNRENAVTRLAAAITRIGEHQWPLRLTPTVRAALGELAALYGIEPDLSDVDALLDKLGTAGKLVEATVRNSANPTMLDAGYKVNVIPGEAVAHVDGRYLSGAEDEFRATMDRLTGPDVDWEFAHHEVALQAPVDSPTFALMRAAVEEFAPEGHVVPYCMSGGTDAKQFSRLGITGYGFAPLKLPEGFDYQALFHGVDERVPVEALHFGVRVLDRFLRTA; translated from the coding sequence ATGGCTGACGAGCGGGCCCTGGACGAGGTCGTGACGTTCACGTCCGACCTGATCAGGTTCGACACGACCAACCGGGGCGGCGGCGACTGCCAGGAGCGGCCCGCCGCCGAGTACGCCGCCGCGCGGCTCGCCGAGGCGGGACTGGAACCCGTCCTCCTCGAGCGCACCCCGGGACGCACCAACGTCGTCGCGCGACTGGAGGGCACCGACCCGTCCGCGGACGCGCTGCTCGTCCACGGGCACCTGGACGTCGTGCCGGCCGAGGCCGCCGACTGGAGCGTGCACCCGTTCTCCGGCGAGGTCCGCGACGGGGTCGTCTGGGGGCGCGGCGCCGTCGACATGAAGAACATGGACGCGATGATCCTCGCCGTGGTGCGGGCCTGGGCCCGTGAGGGCGTCCGGCCCCGCCGCGACGTGGTGATCGCGTTCACCGCCGACGAGGAGGCCAGCGCCGAGGACGGCTCCGGATTCCTCGCCGACCGGCACGCCGACCTGTTCGAGGGCTGTACCGAGGGCATCAGCGAGTCCGGCGCGTTCACCTTCCATGACGGCTCGGGACGGCAGATCTACCCGATCGCCGCCGGCGAGCGCGGCACCGCCTGGCTGAAGCTCACCGCGCGCGGCCGGGCCGGGCACGGCTCCAAGGTCAACCGGGAGAACGCGGTGACCCGCCTGGCCGCCGCCATCACCCGGATCGGCGAGCACCAGTGGCCGCTGCGGCTCACCCCGACGGTACGGGCCGCGCTCGGCGAGCTCGCCGCCCTGTACGGCATCGAGCCCGACCTGTCCGACGTGGACGCCCTGCTCGACAAGCTCGGCACGGCGGGCAAGCTGGTCGAGGCCACCGTCCGCAACAGCGCCAACCCGACCATGCTGGACGCCGGCTACAAGGTCAACGTGATCCCCGGCGAGGCCGTGGCGCACGTCGACGGCCGGTACCTGTCGGGCGCCGAGGACGAGTTCCGGGCGACCATGGACCGGCTCACCGGACCGGACGTCGACTGGGAGTTCGCGCACCACGAGGTGGCCCTCCAGGCGCCGGTGGACTCGCCGACCTTCGCCCTGATGCGGGCCGCCGTCGAGGAGTTCGCGCCCGAGGGGCACGTGGTGCCGTACTGCATGTCCGGCGGCACCGACGCCAAGCAGTTCTCCCGGCTCGGCATCACCGGCTACGGATTCGCGCCGCTGAAGCTGCCGGAGGGCTTCGACTACCAGGCCCTGTTCCACGGGGTCGACGAGCGTGTCCCGGTCGAGGCGCTGCACTTCGGCGTCCGGGTCCTCGACCGGTTCCTGCGGACGGCCTGA
- a CDS encoding class I SAM-dependent methyltransferase, with the protein MSVTSRYREAWESFWREAPVERGAVFWDAEPALAVARHLALFEPHLTDPELPLVDLGCGNGTQTRFLAARFPRVLGADLSAAALDLARGADPAGRAAYRELDAVEKAESQALHAELGDANVYMRGVLHQCEADDRQALVDGIATVVGERGRAFLVEPSEAAREVLRGLATGPAGPPPKLAPVLRHGIAPGEVADAEVPEFLTAAGLTVLASGTLPLTTTEYGPDGTRIELPSTWHVTGRAA; encoded by the coding sequence ATGAGCGTGACCAGTCGGTACCGGGAGGCCTGGGAGAGCTTCTGGCGCGAGGCGCCGGTCGAGCGGGGAGCGGTGTTCTGGGACGCGGAGCCCGCCCTCGCCGTGGCCCGCCATCTCGCCCTGTTCGAACCGCATCTGACCGACCCCGAGCTGCCCCTGGTGGACCTCGGCTGCGGCAACGGCACCCAGACCCGCTTCCTCGCCGCCCGCTTCCCGCGCGTCCTCGGCGCCGACCTGTCGGCCGCCGCGCTGGACCTGGCCCGCGGCGCCGACCCGGCCGGACGGGCCGCCTACCGGGAACTGGACGCCGTGGAGAAGGCCGAGTCGCAGGCCCTGCACGCCGAACTCGGCGACGCCAACGTGTACATGCGCGGTGTGCTGCACCAGTGCGAGGCCGACGACCGGCAGGCGCTGGTGGACGGCATCGCCACGGTGGTCGGCGAGCGCGGCCGCGCCTTCCTCGTCGAGCCCTCCGAGGCGGCGCGGGAGGTCTTGCGGGGCCTCGCGACCGGCCCGGCGGGACCGCCGCCCAAGCTCGCGCCGGTCCTGCGGCACGGCATAGCCCCCGGCGAGGTCGCCGACGCGGAGGTGCCCGAGTTCCTGACGGCGGCCGGACTGACCGTGCTGGCGAGCGGCACCCTGCCGCTGACCACCACGGAGTACGGCCCCGACGGCACCCGCATCGAACTGCCGTCCACCTGGCACGTGACGGGACGCGCCGCGTAG